From the Lolium rigidum isolate FL_2022 chromosome 2, APGP_CSIRO_Lrig_0.1, whole genome shotgun sequence genome, one window contains:
- the LOC124690579 gene encoding tyrosine--tRNA ligase 1, cytoplasmic-like, whose amino-acid sequence MNESADGAVDLYRDTMKTSSDDRFAVLRSIGEEFIYEDELRLLLKRKSAPICYVWFEPSPMMDIEQGIMKTIYVNKMVKAGFTVKILMADWFLQRHYKIGTDLKKIRTIGYYNIEMWKAAGMDLDRVELVWLSDELNHHSVDYWPLAVEVSRKYTMNIMAGFCWNKAPYGPQRLPAAEIFYPCMQVAAILCQKLQADIWLFGMDHRDITMLARDYCEAINRETKPAIMLHNMLPNLLEDPDFQDLRDPGRTIFMHDEEDDLNRKIWRAFCPPKLATCNPCLDYIKYVIFPWFGKLEVVQKEGNADNKTYASMEQWFGKLDIVHNGGNGTSKTYTNMEELVVDYENGSLDSVDVRRAFEKAMNRILQPVCDHFCGNIEAQDLFIGRKLQNQITEDTLKIIMQNEEVEAPW is encoded by the exons ATGAATGAATCAGCTGATGGCGCTGTGGACCTTTACAG GGACACCATGAAGACGAGTTCTGATGATAGGTTTGCAGTTCTGAGGAGCATCGGAGAGGAGTTCATCTACGAGGATGAGCTCCGCCTCCTGCTGAAAAGGAAGTCTGCTCCCATTTGCTATGTTTGGTTTGAGCCATCTCCCATGATGGACATAGAGCAG GGAATTATGAAGACAATCTATGTCAATAAGATGGTCAAAGCTGGTTTCACAGTAAAAATATTGATGGCAGACTGGTTTCTGCAGCGACACTATAAGATTGGAACCGACCTAAAGAAAATACGGACCATTGGCTACTACAATATTGAGATGTGGAAAGCAGCTGGTATGGACCTTGATAGAGTAGAGCTTGTATGGTTATCAGACGAATTGAATCACCATTCGGTCGATTACTGGCCACTTGCAGTGGAAGTTTCAAGAAAATACACCATGAATATAATGGCAGG GTTTTGTTGGAACAAGGCACCATATGGGCCACAAAGACTGCCTGCTGCCGAGATATTTTACCCTTGCATGCAGGTTGCTGCTATATTATGCCAGAAG TTGCAGGCGGACATATGGCTCTTCGGCATGGATCATCGAGACATTACCATGCTAGCCAGAGATTACTGTGAAGCTATAAATAGGGAAACCAAACCAGCTATTATGCTGCACA ATATGCTACCTAATTTACTAGAAGACCCTGACTTTCAGGACTTGAGGGATCCAGGACGGACTATCTTCATGCATGATGAGGAG GATGATTTAAATAGAAAAATATGGCGAGCTTTCTGCCCTCCAAAATTAGCAACCTGCAACCCTTGTTTGGACTACATCAAATATGTTATATTCCCTTGGTTTGGAAAGTTGGAGGTAGTTCAGAAGGAAGGGAATGCTGATAACAA GACATATGCAAGCATGGAACAATGGTTTGGGAAGTTGGACATAGTTCACAATGGAGGGAATGGTACTAGCAA GACATATACAAACATGGAAGAACTTGTTGTTGATTATGAAAATGGCAGTCTTGATTCAGTTGATGTTAGACGGGCTTTTGAGAAGGCAATGAACAGGATATTGCAG CCTGTTTGTGACCACTTCTGTGGCAACATCGAAGCCCAAGATCTATTTATTGGCCGTAAG TTGCAGAACCAAATAACTGAAGATACCTTGAAGATTATAATGCAGAACGAAGAAGTTGAAGCTCCT TGGTGA
- the LOC124693016 gene encoding transmembrane 9 superfamily member 12-like, whose amino-acid sequence MLPKMASARWISASLLVLLLSLHPAVDAFYLPGTFMHTYEPGEEISAKVNSLTSIETELPFSYYSLPYCQPPEGVKKSAENLGEVLMGDQIDNSPYRFRVNLNESVYLCTTDPLTKEQAELMKNRARNLYQVNMILDNLPVMRFTEQNGMTIQWTGYPVGYNPMGSSEDYVINHLKFRVLVHPYQAQGDVVVTSEDGVAMVESDRKSGFQVVGFEVVPCSVKRDPEAMAKLKMYEKVESVSCPLELEKSQVIREKERITFTYEVEYVKSNIKWPSRWDAYLKMDGAKVHWFSIMNSMMVVFFLAGIVFVIFLRTVRRDLTRYEEMDKEAQAQMNEELSGWKLVVGDVFREPCCSKLLCVMVADGIQITGMAVVTIVFAALGFLSPASRGMLLTGMIILYLFLGIIAGYVGVRVWRTIKQTSEGWKSVAWLTSCFFPGIVFIILTVLNSILWGKKSTGAIPISLFFTLLALWFCISVPLTLIGGLLGTRAASIEFPVRTNQIPREIPERKFPSWLLVLGAGTLPFGTLFIELFFILSSIWLGRFYYVFGFLFIVLFLLVIVCGEVSLVLTYMHLCVEDWKWWWKAFFASGSVAFYVFLYSINYLVFDLRSLSGPVSATLYLGYSLIMALAIMLSTGAIGFLLSFYFVHYLFSSVKID is encoded by the coding sequence ATGCTCCCGAAGATGGCGTCGGCCCGGTGGATCTCAGCCTCCCTGCTGGTCCTTCTCCTGAGCCTGCACCCCGCCGTCGACGCCTTCTACCTCCCTGGCACCTTCATGCACACCTACGAGCCCGGGGAGGAGATCTCGGCCAAGGTCAACTCGCTCACGTCCATCGAGACCGAGCTGCCCTTCAGCTACTACAGCCTGCCCTACTGCCAGCCCCCCGAGGGCGTCAAGAAGAGCGCCGAGAACCTCGGCGAGGTCCTCATGGGCGACCAGATCGACAACTCGCCCTACCGCTTCCGCGTCAACCTCAACGAGTCGGTCTACCTCTGCACCACCGACCCGCTCACCAAGGAGCAGGCCGAGCTGATGAAGAACCGCGCCCGCAACCTCTACCAGGTCAACATGATCCTCGACAACCTGCCCGTCATGAGGTTCACCGAGCAGAACGGGATGACCATCCAGTGGACCGGCTACCCCGTCGGGTACAACCCCATGGGCAGCAGCGAGGACTACGTCATCAACCACCTCAAGTTCAGGGTTCTCGTCCACCCCTACCAGGCGCAGGGCGATGTTGTGGTCACGAGCGAGGACGGCGTTGCGATGGTGGAGTCTGACCGCAAGAGTGGCTTCCAGGTTGTTGGCTTCGAGGTCGTCCCTTGCAGCGTGAAGCGTGATCCTGAGGCGATGGCCAAGCTCAAGATGTATGAGAAGGTTGAGTCCGTGAGCTGCCCCTTGGAGCTTGAGAAGTCTCAGGTGATCCGTGAGAAGGAGAGGATTACGTTTACCTATGAGGTTGAGTATGTCAAGAGCAACATCAAGTGGCCGTCGAGGTGGGATGCGTACCTGAAGATGGATGGCGCCAAGGTGCACTGGTTTTCTATCATGAACTCGatgatggtcgtcttcttcctggCTGGTATTGtgttcgtcatattcttgaggacTGTCCGTAGGGATCTGACACGTTATGAGGAGATGGACAAAGAAGCACAAGCTCAGATGAACGAAGAGCTCTCAGGATGGAAGCTTGTTGTTGGTGATGTCTTCAGAGAGCCCTGCTGCTCAAAGCTGCTGTGTGTTATGGTCGCTGACGGTATCCAGATCACCGGTATGGCAGTTGTTACCATTGTGTTTGCTGCTCTGGGTTTCCTCTCGCCTGCTTCAAGGGGAATGCTCCTGACCGGAATGATCATTCTCTACCTGTTCCTTGGGATTATTGCTGGATATGTCGGTGTCCGTGTCTGGAGGACCATCAAACAAACCTCAGAAGGCTGGAAATCTGTTGCTTGGCTGACCTCCTGCTTCTTCCCTGGTATTGTTTTTATCATCTTGACTGTGCTGAACTCCATCCTGTGGGGTAAGAAGAGCACTGGAGCTATACCCATTTCACTCTTCTTCACCCTCTTGGCCCTGTGGTTCTGCATCTCAGTGCCACTCACTCTTATTGGAGGCTTGCTAGGTACCCGTGCTGCAAGCATAGAATTCCCTGTCCGTACCAACCAAATTCCACGAGAGATCCCTGAGCGCAAGTTCCCTTCATGGCTCCTTGTGCTCGGCGCGGGAACATTGCCTTTTGGCACCCTTTTCATCGAGCTCTTCTTCATCCTTTCTAGCATCTGGCTGGGGAGGTTCTACTATGTCTTCGGCTTCCTCTTCATTGTCCTATTCCTGTTGGTCATAGTCTGTGGTGAGGTCTCTCTGGTCCTCACCTACATGCATCTTTGTGTGGAGGACTGGAAGTGGTGGTGGAAAGCTTTCTTTGCTTCTGGCTCCGTTGCTTTCTACGTCTTCCTATACTCTATCAACTACCTGGTGTT
- the LOC124693014 gene encoding transmembrane 9 superfamily member 12-like translates to MAKGWIFSALLLVSLVMAPACEAFYLPGSYMHTYRQGEEIGAKVNSLTSIETELPFSYYSLPYCQPQGGIKKSAENLGELLMGDQIDNSPYRFRINVNESLYLCTTSPLDEVDVKLLKQRSQDLYQVNMILDNLPVRRFTEQNGMTIQWTGYPVGYTPEGSSDVYIINHLKFKVLVHKYEGSKVRVVGTGEGMEVISDTDTDAGSGFEIVGFEVVPCSVKRDPEAMSKLTMYDKVEAVSCPVELEKSQMIREKERITFTYDVEFVNSDIRWPSRWDAYLKMDGAKIHWFSIMNSLMVILFLAGIVFVILLRTVRRDLTRYEELDKEAQAQMNEELSGWKLVVGDVFREPTSSKLFCVMIGDGVQILGMAIVTIFFATFGFMSPASRGMLLTGMIFLYMLLGILAGYAAVRLWRTVKGTSEGWRSVSWLTACFFPGIVFIVLTVLNFMLWSRNSTGALPISLFFTLLSLWFCISVPLTLLGGFLGTRAEPIEFPVRTNQIPREIPTKNYSWLLIFGAGTLPFGTLFIELFFILSSIWLGRFYYVFGFLLVVLLLLVVVCAEVSVVLTYMHLCAEDWRWWWKAFFASGAVAFYVFLYSINYLVFDLRSLSGPVSATLYIGYAFIVSLAIMLATGTVGFLTSFSFVHYLFSSVKID, encoded by the coding sequence ATGGCCAAGGGCTGGATATTCTCTGCTCTGTTACTGGTGTCACTTGTGATGGCTCCTGCTTGTGAGGCGTTCTACTTGCCAGGCAGTTACATGCACACGTACCGGCAAGGCGAGGAGATAGGAGCAAAGGTGAACTCGCTCACGTCAATTGAGACTGAACTGCCTTTCAGCTACTACAGCCTTCCGTACTGCCAGCCTCAGGGTGGGATAAAGAAGAGTGCTGAAAATCTGGGGGAGCTCCTTATGGGTGACCAGATTGATAATTCCCCTTACCGTTTCCGTATTAATGTCAATGAGTCACTATATCTGTGTACCACAAGCCCACTGGATGAGGTTGATGTGAAGCTCCTCAAGCAGCGCAGCCAGGACCTCTACCAGGTAAACATGATTCTTGACAATCTTCCTGTGAGGAGGTTTACTGAGCAGAATGGAATGACCATTCAGTGGACGGGCTATCCAGTTGGTTATACGCCTGAAGGTAGCTCTGATGTGTACATCATTAACCACCTGAAATTTAAGGTCTTGGTCCATAAGTATGAAGGAAGTAAAGTGAGGGTAGTTGGAACTGGGGAAGGAATGGAAGTGATCTCGGACACAGACACGGATGCCGGGTCTGGATTTGAGATAGTGGGATTTGAGGTGGTCCCATGCAGTGTGAAGCGTGACCCTGAAGCAATGTCAAAGCTTACAATGTATGATAAGGTTGAGGCTGTGAGCTGCCCCGTGGAGTTGGAGAAATCTCAAATGATCAGGGAGAAGGAGCGGATTACTTTTACGTATGATGTTGAATTTGTAAACAGTGACATCAGATGGCCATCGCGGTGGGATGCATACCTGAAGATGGACGGTGCGAAAATTCACTGGTTCTCGATTATGAACTCATTGATGGTGATACTGTTCTTGGCTGGCATTGTTTTTGTCATATTATTGCGGACAGTGAGGAGAGACTTGACTAGATATGAGGAGCTGGATAAGGAGGCTCAGGCTCAGATGAATGAGGAACTCTCTGGGTGGAAGCTGGTCGTTGGAGATGTCTTTAGAGAGCCAACCTCATCAAAACTGTTCTGTGTCATGATTGGTGATGGGGTTCAAATTCTGGGCATGGCAATTGTCACCATTTTCTTTGCTACCTTTGGATTCATGTCTCCTGCCTCTAGAGGAATGTTGTTGACAGGGATGATATTCCTCTATATGTTACTTGGTATTTTGGCCGGATATGCTGCTGTCAGGCTCTGGAGAACTGTAAAGGGAACTTCTGAGGGGTGGAGGTCTGTCTCCTGGTTAACTGCCTGTTTCTTCCCTGGAATTGTCTTCATTGTCCTCACTGTATTAAACTTCATGCTGTGGTCAAGAAACAGTACTGGAGCTCTCCCCATCTCACTTTTCTTCACTCTTCTGTCCTTGTGGTTCTGTATCTCTGTGCCACTTACCCTTCTAGGTGGTTTCCTTGGAACAAGGGCCGAGCCAATTGAATTCCCTGTTCGAACCAACCAAATACCAAGAGAAATCCCTACAAAGAATTACtcatggctcctcatatttggtgctgGAACTCTACCTTTCGGAACACTCTTCATTGAGCTCTTCTTCATTCTTTCAAGTATCTGGCTCGGAAGATTCTATTATGTGTTTGGGTTCCTCCTTGTCGTGCTCCTTTTGCTGGTTGTGGTATGTGCCGAGGTATCTGTTGTTCTTACCTACATGCATCTCTGTGCTGAGgactggaggtggtggtggaaagctTTCTTTGCCTCTGGAGCAGTGGCATTTTATGTGTTCCTCTACTCTATCAACTACTTGGTGTTTGATCTCAGAAGTTTGAGTGGGCCAGTTTCTGCCACACTATATATCGGATATGCTTTCATCGTCTCTCTTGCCATCATGCTAGCTACTGGAACTGTTGGATTCCTGACATCATTCTCTTTCGTTCACTACCTTTTCTCATCAGTCAAGATTGATTGA